A single window of Cytobacillus dafuensis DNA harbors:
- the yhfH gene encoding protein YhfH: protein MIQNILDFFRNLPAKQCVECGKPIEEQHECYGNKCDHCLGVKDL, encoded by the coding sequence ATGATTCAAAACATTTTAGATTTCTTTAGAAATTTACCAGCAAAACAATGTGTTGAGTGTGGGAAGCCAATTGAAGAGCAGCATGAATGCTATGGAAATAAATGTGATCATTGCTTAGGTGTAAAAGATCTTTAA
- a CDS encoding MBL fold metallo-hydrolase, whose translation MKLTVIGCWGGYPKPDEASSGYLLEHNGYHLLIDFGSGVLSKMQKIVQPEEIDAVIVSHYHPDHIADIGVLQHARLIQGILGKEMECLPIYGHSQDEIEFSKLTYKNITKGMAYQPDQTLTIGPFEVQFLQTDHPVPCYAMRIEAEGKSIVYTSDTSYKEEFIPFSEGADLLVCECNFYGNLNGKSAGHMTSFDAGKLASKANVKHLLLTHLPHFGSIEQLKEEASQVYNGPISLASFQWSITLVEKNN comes from the coding sequence ATGAAACTAACAGTTATTGGGTGCTGGGGAGGATATCCAAAGCCAGATGAGGCAAGCTCTGGATATTTACTTGAGCATAATGGATACCACTTATTAATTGATTTTGGAAGCGGAGTGCTATCTAAAATGCAAAAAATTGTACAGCCCGAGGAAATAGATGCTGTAATCGTTTCTCATTATCATCCAGACCATATTGCGGATATCGGGGTATTACAGCATGCTCGGCTTATTCAAGGAATACTAGGAAAGGAAATGGAGTGCCTGCCAATTTACGGCCATTCACAGGATGAAATTGAATTTTCTAAGCTAACGTATAAAAATATTACAAAGGGTATGGCTTATCAGCCTGATCAAACTTTAACAATCGGTCCATTTGAGGTACAATTTTTACAGACAGACCATCCTGTTCCATGCTATGCAATGAGAATTGAAGCTGAAGGCAAATCAATCGTTTATACATCTGATACATCCTATAAAGAGGAATTTATCCCTTTTAGCGAAGGTGCAGATTTATTAGTGTGTGAATGTAACTTTTATGGGAATCTGAATGGGAAAAGCGCGGGACATATGACAAGCTTTGATGCTGGAAAATTGGCAAGTAAAGCGAATGTGAAGCACCTTCTCCTCACGCATTTACCTCATTTTGGTAGTATAGAACAGCTTAAGGAAGAGGCATCACAAGTATACAACGGACCTATTTCTTTAGCTTCCTTTCAGTGGTCTATAACATTAGTAGAAAAGAATAACTAG
- a CDS encoding lipoate--protein ligase, giving the protein MLFIDNKGITDPRINLAIEEYALKNLDIDETYLLFYINEPSIIIGKNQNTIEEINTEYVEGNGIHVVRRLSGGGAVYHDLGNLNFSFITKDDGDSFHNFRKFTEPVVHALQKLGVNAELSGRNDLTAEGRKISGNAQFSTKGRMFSHGTLLFDSEIDSVVSALRVKKDKIESKGIKSIRSRVANISEFLHEKITIQEFRSLILKSIFGGEDVQEYKLTEEDWGKIHQLSKERYQNWDWNYGKSPKFNLQHSHRFPVGQIDIRLEVEKGKIENCKIYGDFFGVGDVGDIENRLTGLRYDKSEIEKSLEDINFKHYFGNITKEDFLNLIY; this is encoded by the coding sequence ATGTTATTTATCGATAACAAAGGGATAACAGATCCAAGAATCAACCTAGCCATTGAAGAATATGCATTAAAAAATTTAGATATTGATGAAACTTATTTGCTTTTTTACATAAATGAGCCATCCATAATTATTGGAAAAAACCAAAATACAATTGAAGAAATTAATACGGAATATGTTGAAGGTAATGGCATTCACGTTGTTCGACGATTGTCTGGCGGGGGCGCTGTGTATCATGATCTAGGCAATTTGAATTTTAGCTTTATTACAAAGGATGACGGGGATAGCTTTCATAATTTCCGTAAATTCACCGAACCTGTTGTTCACGCTTTGCAAAAGCTAGGAGTCAATGCAGAATTAAGCGGACGAAATGATCTAACAGCAGAAGGAAGAAAAATTTCAGGAAATGCGCAATTTTCTACAAAGGGAAGAATGTTTAGCCATGGAACACTTCTTTTTGATTCTGAAATCGATAGTGTAGTTTCGGCTTTACGAGTGAAAAAAGATAAGATTGAGTCAAAAGGTATTAAATCCATACGCAGCCGTGTAGCGAATATTTCTGAATTCTTACATGAAAAAATCACAATCCAAGAGTTTCGTTCTCTTATTCTAAAAAGTATTTTTGGTGGAGAAGATGTTCAAGAGTATAAGCTAACTGAGGAAGATTGGGGAAAAATCCATCAGTTATCGAAAGAGAGGTACCAAAATTGGGATTGGAATTATGGGAAATCACCAAAATTTAATTTGCAGCATTCCCACCGTTTCCCTGTCGGACAAATTGATATTCGGCTTGAAGTTGAAAAAGGAAAAATTGAAAATTGTAAAATTTACGGTGACTTCTTTGGGGTTGGCGATGTAGGTGATATTGAAAATAGACTCACAGGCTTGCGCTATGATAAATCTGAAATAGAAAAGTCTCTAGAAGATATTAATTTTAAGCACTATTTCGGAAATATTACAAAAGAGGATTTTTTAAATTTAATCTACTAA
- a CDS encoding RNA polymerase sigma factor, with the protein MGKKRRFNDNDLFTEFIRDNKENCYRLAYSYVKNSEDALDIVQDAIQKAILSYDSLQDLNMLKSWFFRIVVNTSLDFLRKHKRVSIVDAETMEFISSGKEDHYENVDLERALDQLAPEYKSIIVLRFFEDLKIEEVAEVLNENVNTIKTRLYKALKLLRIEMKDEMIKGAN; encoded by the coding sequence ATGGGAAAGAAACGCAGATTTAATGATAATGATTTATTTACTGAATTTATAAGAGATAACAAAGAGAATTGTTATCGGCTGGCCTACAGCTATGTGAAAAATTCTGAGGATGCATTAGATATTGTACAAGATGCGATTCAAAAAGCGATTCTATCATATGATTCTCTTCAAGATTTAAATATGCTTAAAAGCTGGTTTTTTAGAATAGTGGTTAATACTTCCTTAGATTTTCTCAGAAAGCATAAAAGAGTCAGTATTGTAGATGCTGAAACGATGGAGTTTATCAGTTCTGGAAAAGAAGACCATTATGAAAATGTTGATTTAGAGAGGGCATTGGATCAATTAGCACCAGAATATAAAAGCATTATTGTTTTACGATTTTTTGAAGATTTGAAAATTGAAGAAGTTGCAGAAGTCCTGAATGAAAATGTCAACACGATTAAAACACGACTGTATAAAGCATTGAAATTATTACGCATTGAAATGAAGGACGAAATGATCAAGGGGGCTAATTAG
- a CDS encoding anti-sigma-V factor rsiV, with protein sequence MDKKLEELKTEYKNIPIPDELDFVVERALKKGKKNKRGYKWMAGTAAAAILFIGGINISPAMANSLAEVPVVGSIVKVLTFTEFKVDEDKYQADIKVPAISDSENGELAQSLNEKYLTEGKELYEQFKAEMDELEKEGGGHVGVDSGYEVKTDNDQILSIGRYVVNTVGSSSTVMKYDTIDKKNDILLSLPMLFKDDSYVKIISENIQEQMREQMKESNFEKVYWVADSGIEDNLEVFELIKKDQNFYINKDGKLVISFDKYEVSPGSMGIVEFVIPTEIISDVLVSNEYIK encoded by the coding sequence ATGGACAAGAAATTAGAAGAACTTAAAACAGAATATAAAAATATCCCAATTCCAGATGAACTAGATTTCGTTGTTGAAAGGGCATTAAAAAAAGGGAAGAAAAATAAAAGAGGTTATAAATGGATGGCTGGAACGGCTGCAGCTGCTATTCTTTTTATCGGAGGCATTAACATTAGTCCAGCTATGGCTAATTCTTTAGCAGAAGTACCTGTTGTTGGAAGTATCGTAAAAGTACTGACTTTTACAGAATTTAAGGTTGATGAAGATAAATACCAGGCAGATATAAAAGTACCAGCAATATCGGATTCAGAAAATGGAGAGTTAGCTCAAAGTCTGAACGAAAAATATTTAACTGAAGGAAAGGAACTATATGAGCAATTCAAGGCTGAGATGGATGAGCTGGAAAAAGAAGGTGGCGGACATGTTGGCGTTGACAGCGGTTATGAGGTTAAAACGGATAACGATCAAATTTTGTCAATCGGACGATATGTTGTGAATACTGTTGGTTCGTCTTCTACAGTCATGAAGTATGATACAATCGATAAGAAAAACGATATCTTATTAAGCTTGCCAATGTTGTTTAAAGATGATAGCTATGTGAAGATCATTAGCGAGAATATACAAGAGCAAATGAGAGAGCAAATGAAGGAATCTAATTTTGAAAAAGTATACTGGGTTGCTGATTCTGGTATCGAGGATAATTTGGAAGTATTTGAATTGATTAAAAAAGATCAGAATTTCTATATTAATAAGGATGGAAAATTAGTTATTTCTTTTGATAAATATGAGGTTTCTCCAGGATCTATGGGGATTGTAGAGTTTGTCATTCCTACAGAAATTATTTCTGATGTGTTAGTCAGCAATGAATATATTAAATAG